One window from the genome of Kryptolebias marmoratus isolate JLee-2015 linkage group LG1, ASM164957v2, whole genome shotgun sequence encodes:
- the upb1 gene encoding beta-ureidopropionase yields MSSCEFESLEKSLESHLPEAELAQVKKILFGKETLKLELPATAIEAASERDFELKGYKFDAEQEQLRPPRRVRVGLVQHRIVLPTDAPILDQVSAMHSRIGEIVEVAAMCGVNIICFQESWTMPFAFCTREKQPWTEFAESAEEGNTTRFCQELARKYNMVVVSPILEREELHSTLWNTAVVISNSGNVLGKSRKNHIPRVGDFNESTYYMEGDTGHTVFQTQFGKIAVNICFGRHHPLNWFMFSMNGAEIIFNPSATVGALSEPMWPIEARNAAIANHCFTCAINRVGTEHFKSEFTSGDGKKAHHDFGHFYGSSYVAAPDGSRTPGMSRTRDGLLVVEMDLNLNRQVSDKWTFKMTGRYAEYAEELKDAVRHDFKPKIVKE; encoded by the exons atgtCCTCGTGTGAGTTTGAGTCTCTGGAGAAATCCCTGGAGTCTCACCTCCCGGAGGCTGAGCTGGCCCAGGTGAAGAAGATCCTATTTGGGAAGGAAACACT GAAGTTGGAGCTCCCGGCCACCGCCATCGAAGCTGCTTCCGAGCGTGACTTTGAGCTTAAAGGATACAAGTTTGACGCTGAGCAGGAGCAACTCAGGCCGCCCAGAAGAGTCCGGGTGGGACTCGTGCAGCACCGCATCGTTTTGCCAACTGACGCCCCAATCCTGGACCAG GTCAGCGCCATGCACAGTCGTATTGGTGAAATCGTTGAGGTGGCAGCCATGTGTGGCGTGAACATCATCTGCTTTCAGGAGTCCTGGA CCATGCCCTTTGCTTTCTGCACCCGAGAGAAACAGCCGTGGACAGAGTTCGCAGAGTCTGCCGAGGAAGGAAACACCACACGATTCTGCCAAGAG CTTGCCAGAAAATACAACATGGTAGTCGTCTCCCCGATACTGGAGCGAGAGGAGCTGCACAGCACTCTGTGGAACACGGCGGTGGTGATCTCCAACTCTGGAAATGTGCTGGGAAAGAGCAGGAAGAACCACATTCCCAGGGTCGGAGACTTTAATGAG TCCACGTATTATATGGAGGGCGACACAGGCCACACAGTGTTCCAGACGCAGTTTGGGAAGATTGCAGTAAATATCTGCTTTGGACGTCACCATCCCCTCAACTGGTTCATGTTCAGCATGAATGGAGCTGAGATCATCTTCAACCCCTCCGCCACTGTTGGCGCTCTCAG TGAACCCATGTGGCCCATCGAGGCCAGGAATGCAGCAATAGCTAACCACTGCTTTACATGTGCCATCAACCGCGTCGGGACA GAGCACTTCAAAAGTGAATTCACATCAGGTGATGGCAAAAAAG CTCACCACGACTTTGGCCACTTCTACGGCTCCAGCTACGTGGCTGCCCCTGACGGCAGCCGGACCCCCGGGATGTCCAGGACCCGCGACGGGCTGCTGGTGGTAGAAATGGACCTGAACCTGAACAGACAAGTCAGCGATAAATGGACTTTTAAG ATGACTGGGCGGTACGCAGAGTATGCAGAAGAACTTAAAGATGCCGTTAGACACGACTTCAAACCCAAAATAGTGAAGGAGTAA
- the LOC108234970 gene encoding uncharacterized protein C22orf15, which yields MFATILFGDGRMEIFNLNCKLINFIHHLKEQCGLDFKDCVDLMDSRGQVMNLDLKQHSMDAASSVLADRRHYVLLRVCRDDESGGRKYISLLNNNQSQPELTELLNKVSNLNKEPERKVRRGRTQRSKNTSFNKN from the exons ATGTTCGCTACTATCCTGTTTGGAG ATGGCAGGATGGAAATATTCAACCTCAACTGCAAGCTGATAAACTTCATCCATCATTTAAAGGAACAGTGTGGTCTGGATTTTAAAG ATTGTGTGGACCTGATGGACAGCAGAGGTCAGGTGATGAACCTAGATCTGAAGCAGCACAGCATGGATGCAGCCAGCAGCGTGCTGGCGGACAGACGGCACTACGTTCTCCTACGTGTCTGCC GAGATGATGAATCTGGAGGTCGGAAATACATTTCTCTCCTAAACAACAACCAGAGTCAGCCTGAGTTAACAG AACTGTTGAATAAAGTGTCCAATCTCAACAAAGAGCCAGAGAGAAAAGTCAGAAGAGGACGGACACAAAGGAGCAAAAACACCTCATTTAACAAGAACTAG